The segment AATAAAAGAGGACGTCATCGAGAAGCTGGAAGCTCTCTGGGATGTTGAAAGTGTCACGGTTGATTTCATCTCCTGATACTTTTCTTTTGACTTTTTTATTTTCAATTTAAACTTTTAAAAAGGGTTTTGATAAGTATGGAAATTAGGTCTATTACTCCCTGTAAGAGCGGTCCGGATATTCAGCATGTGATAGCACAGCTTGATAATGAGATTGATATCTCAAAGGCATGTGAAGCTCTAAAAACAGAAGAAGGGAATTTGATCAAATTCTTGCGTTGTTCTGAGGAGCTTGGAGCCATCCGTTTCACTTCCGGTGCTATGATGATCCTCGTTTATAAGAGTGGCAAGATCACGGTAAGGCATGCTGCGAGTGAGGAAATTGCAAAGGGGTTGCTGGAGAAGATCGCTGAACTTGTGGAATGAGCTGTCTTTGTTGCTGTTGTTGGAAGAACCGTATTGATTATTCTTTTCAAAACTCGTCTTTTCTATTTTTGTTTACTTTTTCAGATCTATCTATATAAGCTACTTATTTGCTTCAGGCCTGAGTATTTAACCACCCCTGCCACGTTTTTACCGGCAACGATAAACTATATATAATTTTCACCGGTATGTTCCTTAGCATTACAAGCGGTTATGTTAAACACCGTTTAAAGGATCCGGCCGATCCGATGCTATACTTTCACATTCAAGAGGTCTTCATATGGATGACGAAATGGATAATATTCTCAAACAGATTAAAGAACAAGATCCAGAGCTATTTTTACAGGTGGAGAAGATCATTCCTTTCCACGGCTACTTGAGCACAGGGGCACTTATTGGCCTGCAGATGCTCAATATGTCAAAGAGACTCCTTGATGTTAAGGAAGGTGAGCGTATCTATGCTACAGCAGAGACATACAACTGTGTTCCTGATCCTTTCCAGATCCTTGAGGGTGCTACCACCGGAAACAAGGGATTAAAGGTAAAGGATTACGGGAAGATGGCTGTTACTGTCAACAAGCGTGGTGCACCGGGTGAGAAAACGATGCCAGCTGTCAGGATCTACCTTGATCCTGAAAAGACAAAGGCATACCCGAAACTTCATGCATGGTACATGAACATTGAGAAAGTACGTCATGAGGTCGTTCTTCCAATAGTCCTTGAGGCTGGAGAGAAGATTTATTCTTATTCTTTTACAGAGATCGAAGTACCGATCAAGAAACGCAAGCAAGTAAAGCTTTGTGACAAGTGTGGAGATAGTTTTGTCTGGTACGAAGGCGAAGCAATTTGTGAAGCATGCAGACATGAGCAATAATTACGGAGTAGATTAGATGAACGAAATAGTGGTTTCGACAAAAGATAACAAGCAAGTGGTCTACATGCCACACAAGTGCATTGGTTGTGGAACCTGTACAATGGTCTGTCCAAAGGACACCCTGATCATAGGTTCTGTTGGACCAGTTGCCAGGGGACTTATCAACAAGGATTTCCTGGACATAAGAGACAACTGCATTACATGCGGAATGTGTACTAAGATATGTCCAACCGGTGCTCTTGAGATGAGGGAAGATGGAAAGCCTGTGTGCGGCGAGAATTATTTGTGCAGCACTATTGCACCAACAACCGTGAACGATGACTGTGTACACTGTGGTCTTTGTGAACAGATCTGTCCACAGGGCGCTATAGAGGTCCAGCAGTGGCTTTCAAATGACAACGATGCACGCATAGATGGTAAGACGATCATCGACAACGAAGAATGTGTACACTGTGGGTGGTGTGGTGAAGTTTGTCCAACAGATGCTATCGCTGTCCAGAAGCCTTTTGCAGGTACCTGGGTACGCGATGAGGATGTCTGTCAGGCATGCCGCACATGTGTGGATGTATGTCCATGCAATGCACTGTTCAACCCAGAATGGGATATTGGTGAGAGGGTCGATAAGGTCGCACAGCGTCCGGATGCATGTCTCTACTGTGGTGCATGTGCAGTCGCATGTCCTGTAGATGCTATCGATGTACAGAAGACCGCGATCCTTACAGATATGGAAAAGAAGACTGTCTTCGAGAAGAAGCTTCTCAACAAACCATCAGCAACAGCTGTCCTGACATCTGTGCTTAAGACCGACGAAGATGCCTGCCTTGGCTGTGGTAACTGTGTTATCGTATGTCCTGTCAATGCAAACTCCTCAAAGTTCATCGCAGCTGGTGCGCTCAACGATGTTGACGAGAAACCATTACTTGAGGTAAGGAACGGTAGCATCAAGGTCATCGATCAGGAAGCATGTGGTTCATGTGGTGCCTGTGCAATGATCTGCCCGACATCCGCAATATGGCTTGAGAAGAGAGAGGTGGAATAATGGCTGGAACTATTGTAATTAAAAATGGATCTGTTTATGACCCGCTCAATGAAGTGAATGGTGACAAGCAGGACATTTTCATCAAAAACGGTAAGGTAGTATCTGAGCTTTCAGATGCTGACATGAAAGATGCTAAAGTAATTGATGCAACAGGCAAGACCGTAATGCCTGGTGGTGTTGACTCCCACTCCCACATTGCCGGTGCAAAGGTCAATGTCGGTAGGATGATGCGTCCGGAGGATGGTTACAAGGCAACCATGACAAAGACAGATATTACACACTCCGGATCAGGAGAGACTGTACCATCTGTTTACATGGAAGGATACGAATACTCACAGATGGGTTACACAACCGTCTTCGAGGCAGCTGTTCCTCCAATGGAAGCTCGCCACACACACGAAGAGATGCGCTCTATCCCAATGCTCGATATGGGTGGATACCTTGTTCTTGGTAACAACTGGTTCATGATGCGCTACCTCAAGGAAGGCGACATCGACAAGGCAGCAGCATACGTTTCATGGATGATGAAGACCCACAAGACCTATGGTATCAAATGTGTAAATCCAGCTGGTGTTGAGAACTGGGGATGGGGTAAGAACGTATCTTCCCTTGATGAAGCAAACATCCACTTCGAGGTCACTCCAAGAGAGATGATCGACGGACTTACTGAGGTCAATGAGATGCTCGGTATGCCAATGTCAATGCACCTTCACGCAAACAATCTTGGTCATCCAGGAAACTTTGAGACAACAAAGGAATCC is part of the Methanococcoides orientis genome and harbors:
- a CDS encoding FmdE family protein, with protein sequence MDDEMDNILKQIKEQDPELFLQVEKIIPFHGYLSTGALIGLQMLNMSKRLLDVKEGERIYATAETYNCVPDPFQILEGATTGNKGLKVKDYGKMAVTVNKRGAPGEKTMPAVRIYLDPEKTKAYPKLHAWYMNIEKVRHEVVLPIVLEAGEKIYSYSFTEIEVPIKKRKQVKLCDKCGDSFVWYEGEAICEACRHEQ
- a CDS encoding 4Fe-4S binding protein, giving the protein MNEIVVSTKDNKQVVYMPHKCIGCGTCTMVCPKDTLIIGSVGPVARGLINKDFLDIRDNCITCGMCTKICPTGALEMREDGKPVCGENYLCSTIAPTTVNDDCVHCGLCEQICPQGAIEVQQWLSNDNDARIDGKTIIDNEECVHCGWCGEVCPTDAIAVQKPFAGTWVRDEDVCQACRTCVDVCPCNALFNPEWDIGERVDKVAQRPDACLYCGACAVACPVDAIDVQKTAILTDMEKKTVFEKKLLNKPSATAVLTSVLKTDEDACLGCGNCVIVCPVNANSSKFIAAGALNDVDEKPLLEVRNGSIKVIDQEACGSCGACAMICPTSAIWLEKREVE